A region from the Cryptosporangium arvum DSM 44712 genome encodes:
- a CDS encoding zinc-binding dehydrogenase: MKAVLFSRFGGPLSVADVPDPSPAPHGVVVAVDATGVCRSDWHGWQGHDDDITLPHVPGHELAGTVVAVGASVRRWRVGDVVTTPFVTACGSCEECATGNQQVCREQTQPGFTGWGSFAEFVALDHADVNLVRVTGSPVHAAALGCRVATAFRAVTDVARVRAGEFVAVHGCGGVGLSAVAIAVAAGARVVATDPSADARQLASSFGAAHVLDPSSADEILELTGGGAHVSLDAVGHPAACEASIRCLRRRGRHVQVGLLPPVAGRAVVPMERVIAYELQVLGSHGMAAHDYPRLFRLGLPLDRLVTRELPLTAGPSALAEVAAAATPGITVLRP, from the coding sequence GTGAAGGCCGTCCTGTTCTCACGGTTCGGTGGCCCGCTCTCCGTCGCCGACGTGCCCGACCCGTCGCCCGCGCCGCACGGCGTCGTCGTCGCGGTCGACGCGACCGGGGTGTGCCGCAGCGACTGGCACGGCTGGCAGGGGCACGACGACGACATCACGCTCCCGCACGTACCGGGGCACGAACTGGCCGGCACGGTGGTCGCGGTCGGCGCTTCGGTGCGGCGCTGGCGAGTCGGCGACGTGGTCACGACGCCGTTCGTCACCGCGTGCGGCTCCTGCGAGGAGTGCGCCACCGGCAACCAGCAGGTGTGCCGCGAGCAGACCCAGCCGGGCTTCACCGGGTGGGGCTCGTTCGCGGAGTTCGTCGCGCTGGACCACGCCGACGTCAACCTGGTGCGTGTCACCGGTTCCCCGGTGCACGCGGCCGCACTCGGCTGCCGGGTCGCGACCGCGTTCCGCGCGGTCACCGACGTCGCGCGGGTGCGCGCCGGCGAGTTCGTCGCCGTGCACGGCTGCGGTGGCGTCGGCCTGTCGGCCGTCGCGATCGCGGTGGCCGCGGGTGCCCGGGTGGTCGCCACTGATCCCTCCGCGGACGCCCGGCAGCTCGCGTCGTCGTTCGGCGCCGCGCACGTGCTGGATCCCTCGTCGGCCGACGAGATCCTCGAGCTGACCGGCGGCGGCGCCCACGTGTCGCTGGACGCGGTGGGCCACCCGGCGGCGTGCGAGGCCTCGATCCGGTGCCTTCGCCGGCGCGGACGGCACGTGCAGGTGGGTTTGTTGCCGCCGGTCGCCGGGCGCGCGGTCGTGCCGATGGAGCGGGTGATCGCGTACGAGCTCCAGGTGCTGGGCAGCCACGGCATGGCCGCCCACGACTACCCACGGCTGTTCCGGCTGGGGCTCCCGCTCGACCGCCTGGTGACGAGGGAGCTCCCGCTGACCGCCGGGCCGTCCGCCCTGGCCGAGGTGGCCGCCGCCGCCACGCCCGGCATCACGGTGCTCCGACCGTGA
- a CDS encoding MarR family winged helix-turn-helix transcriptional regulator: MTWSPLLALQRATHATLQVLAAELVDLDLTASEINALANLADGRPRTVSELGADVGSRPTTLTSVLDRLERRGHITRGVRPGDRRVVLIELTPSGRATAAVVTDAIRDLEQRALGALPPDELAGLRAGLDALTEVSR; the protein is encoded by the coding sequence GTGACTTGGTCGCCGCTCCTCGCGCTGCAGCGCGCCACCCACGCCACCCTCCAGGTCCTCGCGGCCGAACTCGTCGATCTGGACCTGACCGCCTCCGAGATCAACGCACTCGCGAACCTCGCCGACGGGCGCCCGCGCACGGTCTCGGAGCTCGGCGCCGACGTCGGCTCCCGCCCCACCACCCTGACCAGCGTCCTCGACCGTCTGGAACGGCGCGGCCACATCACCCGCGGGGTCCGCCCCGGTGACCGCCGCGTCGTGCTGATCGAACTCACCCCTTCCGGGCGGGCCACGGCCGCTGTCGTCACCGACGCGATCCGCGACCTCGAACAACGCGCGCTCGGTGCGCTGCCACCCGACGAACTCGCCGGCCTGCGGGCCGGACTCGACGCACTCACGGAGGTTTCCCGATGA